A region from the Musa acuminata AAA Group cultivar baxijiao chromosome BXJ1-10, Cavendish_Baxijiao_AAA, whole genome shotgun sequence genome encodes:
- the LOC104000760 gene encoding phosphoribosylamine--glycine ligase — protein sequence MACVGNSVGCSWKLPAMTLSKNRFCAGLSHKVCFLGQRRTWSALSVSGAPESLTLFPRGNFVTRASIGVNGKSDDSDLSGSDNGSAKDSGERVVALVIGGGGREHALCFALQRSPSCDGVFCAPGNAGISHSGSATCISDLNIFDSKAVIAFCCKWGVGLVVVGPEAPLVAGLVDDLVEAGIPTFGPSAEAAALEGSKDFMKKLCDKYGIPTAKYRTFTNDSLAKQYVKEQGAPIVVKADGLAAGKGVIVAMTLEEAYEAIDSMLVDGAFGSAGSQVIIEEFLKGEEASFFALVDGENALPLESAQDHKRVGDGDTGPNTGGMGAYSPAPVLTEELQSVVMESIILPTVKGMAAEGCKFVGVLYAGLMIERKTGLPKLIEYNVRFGDPECQVLMMRLESDLAQVLLAACRGELGSVSLNWSTESAMVVVMASEGYPGPYKRGTMIRNLEEAELLSPMVKIFHASTDFDSNGDFIAAGGRVLGVTAKGKDIEEARERVYDAVQAIDWPEGFCRHDIGWRALHLRQLTNNP from the exons ATGGCTTGTGTTGGGAACAGCGTCGGCTGCTCGTGGAAGCTACCGGCGATGACACTATCCAAGAATCGTTTTTGCGCCGGTTTGAGTCATAAGGTCTGTTTCCTGGGTCAGCGGCGGACTTGGAGTGCCTTGTCGGTCTCCGGTGCTCCAGAATCTCTCACGTTGTTCCCTCGGGGGAACTTCGTCACGAGGGCTTCGATTGGTGTTAATGGGAAATCTGATGATTCAGACCTTTCCGGCAGTGACAATGGCAGCGCAAAGGATTCCG GAGAGAGAGTGGTGGCCTTGGTTATTGGTGGTGGTGGAAGGGAACATGCACTTTGCTTTGCCTTGCAGCGATCACCATCCTGTGATGGAGTCTTTTGTGCCCCTGGTAATGCTGGGATTTCTCATTCTGGAAGTGCCACCTGCATATCAGACCTGAATATTTTTGATAGCAAAGCTGTGATTGCCTTTTGCTGCAAATGGGGAGTTGGACTGGTGGTAGTGGGCCCCGAAGCTCCTTTAGTGGCTGGCCTCGTAGATGATCTAGTTGAGGCCGGGATTCCAACCTTCGGTCCCTCGGCTGAGGCTGCAGCACTAGAGGGATCAAAGGACTTTATGAAGAAGTTGTGTGACAAATATGGCATCCCTACAGCAAAA TATCGAACTTTTACAAATGATTCACTTGCAAAACAATATGTAAAGGAGCAAGGTGCACCAATTGTTGTCAAGGCGGATGGACTGGCTGCTGGGAAGGGAGTCATTGTAGCCATGACTTTGGAGGAGGCATATGAAGCCATAGACTCCATGCTGGTTGATGGTGCTTTTGGTTCTGCTGGTTCACAAGTCATAATTGAAGAATTTCTCAAGGGGGAGGAAGCTTCTTTCTTTGCACTGGTAGATGGTGAAAATGCCTTACCTCTTGAATCTGCACAGGATCATAAAAGAGTTGGTGATGGTGATACTGGTCCAAATACTGGTGGAATGGGTGCATATTCTCCTGCACCGGTACTAACAGAAGAGCTTCAGTCTGTTGTCATGGAATCGATAATTCTTCCGACTGTAAAAGGAATGGCAGCTGAAGGCTGCAAATTTGTTGGTGTGCTTTATGCTGGTCTTATGATTGAGAGAAAAACGGGATTGCCTAAGCTCATCGAGTATAATGTGCGCTTTGGAGATCCAGAATGCCAG GTTCTGATGATGCGTTTGGAGTCTGATTTGGCACAAGTTTTGCTTGCAGCCTGCAGAGGAGAATTGGGTAGTGTATCACTGAATTGGTCAACTGAATCAGCAATGGTGGTGGTCATGGCCAGTGAAGGTTATCCTGGACCCTACAAGAGGGGGACCATGATAAGAAACCTAGAAGAAGCAGAGCTGCTTTCCCCTATGGTTAAGATCTTTCATGCAAGCACTGATTTCGACTCAAATGGTGATTTCATTGCTGCCGGTGGTCGAGTGCTCGGAGTTACCGCAAAGGGAAAAGACATTGAAGAAGCTAGAGAAAGAGTTTATGATGCAGTTCAAGCAATTGACTGGCCCGAAGGATTCTGCCGCCATGACATCGGCTGGAGAGCTCTTCACCTCCGGCAGTTAACCAATAACCCATGA